The following proteins are co-located in the Desulfatitalea tepidiphila genome:
- a CDS encoding BPTD_3080 family restriction endonuclease, translating into MDNLFFKRPILNSPYEYPSRHWELDKDGQPTQKIIERRRFVELITPIPKPKKRRQKAHEQQQFVFDEGKGISTQVQRYDPTPIINELRTQVDRWRELPNPNDWRVTPETARLLQHWRDHRFGNIRPFFCQVEAAETVIWLTEVAPQIGKAGKGFLDHLVNANNDANPELMRLALKMATGAGKTTVMAMLIAWQTINAVRRSASKRFTRGFLVVTPGLTIRDRLRVLMPNDPDSYYQSRELIPSDMLDDLTRAKIVITNYHAFKLRERMELSKGGRSLLQGRGAALNTLETEGQMIQRVMPDLMGMKHIMVLNDEAHHCYREKPGEEDTADLKGDDKKEAEKRNEAARLWITGLEIIGHKLGITRVIDLSATPFFLRGSGYAEGTLFPWTMSDFSLMDAIECGIVKLPRVPVADNIPGGDMPKFRNLWEHIRTRMPKKGRGKAKTLDPLSLPVELQTALEALYGHYEKTFKLWQENGIHVPPCFIVVCNNTSTSKLVYDYISGFHQENDDGSSTLVNGRFELFRNFNEHGNQYSRPYTLLIDSEQLESGDALDENFRKMAADEIARFRREIIERTGDRRQAENLTDQDLLREVMNTVGKQGRLGESIRCVVSVSMLTEGWDANTVTHVLGVRAFGTQLLCEQVIGRGLRRQSYDLNEEGRFNVEYADVLGIPFDFTAKPVIAPPQPPRETIRVHAVRPERDHLEIRFPRVEGYRVELAGERLTATFNDDSLLELTPDIVGPTITRNSGIIGEGVDLNLLHTGDLRRSTLLFHVTRRLIFTQWRDPGEEPKLHLFGQLKRITKQWLDQCLVCKGGTFPAQLMYQELADMACERITAGITRSLLGDNPIKAVLAPYNPTGATIHVNFNTSKKSRWETDVRRCHINWVILDSDWEAEFCRVAEAHPRVKAYVKNHNLGFEVPYRYGSEKRIYRPDFIVLVDDGQKDPLHLVVEIKGYRREDAKEKKATMETYWVPGVNNLKKYGRWAFAEFTEVYRIESDFENRVEAEFNKMIEDVGVNDAPDATMEA; encoded by the coding sequence ATGGATAACCTATTTTTTAAAAGACCGATCCTCAACTCCCCTTATGAGTATCCATCGCGGCACTGGGAGCTCGATAAGGATGGCCAGCCTACTCAGAAAATCATTGAGCGACGACGTTTTGTCGAGCTGATCACACCGATACCCAAACCAAAAAAACGCCGGCAAAAAGCCCATGAACAACAACAATTCGTGTTCGACGAAGGCAAGGGAATCTCAACCCAGGTCCAGCGATATGACCCGACCCCAATCATCAATGAACTTCGCACTCAGGTTGACCGATGGCGTGAGCTCCCCAACCCCAACGATTGGCGCGTAACCCCTGAAACTGCCCGGTTGTTGCAACACTGGCGCGACCACCGCTTCGGCAACATTCGCCCTTTTTTTTGCCAGGTTGAGGCAGCCGAAACTGTCATCTGGCTGACCGAGGTGGCGCCCCAAATCGGCAAAGCCGGCAAGGGCTTTCTGGATCACTTGGTCAATGCCAACAACGATGCCAATCCGGAACTGATGCGGCTGGCCCTCAAAATGGCCACCGGTGCCGGTAAAACCACGGTCATGGCCATGCTCATCGCCTGGCAAACCATCAATGCCGTGCGTCGATCCGCCAGCAAAAGATTCACGCGCGGGTTTCTGGTAGTCACACCCGGCCTGACCATTCGCGACCGTCTGAGGGTGTTGATGCCCAACGACCCTGACAGCTACTACCAAAGCCGGGAGCTGATACCCAGCGACATGCTGGACGACCTGACGCGGGCCAAGATCGTCATCACCAATTACCACGCTTTCAAACTCCGCGAGCGCATGGAGTTATCCAAGGGCGGTCGCTCTTTGTTGCAAGGACGTGGCGCCGCTTTGAATACGCTTGAGACCGAAGGCCAGATGATCCAACGGGTGATGCCGGATCTCATGGGCATGAAACACATCATGGTGCTCAATGACGAAGCCCATCATTGCTACCGGGAAAAACCGGGCGAAGAAGATACCGCCGACCTTAAAGGCGATGATAAGAAAGAAGCGGAAAAAAGAAACGAAGCCGCCCGGCTCTGGATCACCGGCCTTGAAATCATCGGCCACAAACTCGGCATCACGCGCGTCATCGATCTATCGGCCACACCCTTTTTCCTGAGAGGGTCGGGTTATGCGGAAGGAACCCTTTTCCCCTGGACCATGAGTGATTTTTCCCTCATGGATGCCATCGAGTGCGGCATCGTCAAGCTGCCGCGGGTACCGGTGGCCGACAACATTCCCGGCGGCGACATGCCCAAGTTCCGCAACCTCTGGGAACACATCCGCACCCGCATGCCCAAGAAAGGACGCGGCAAAGCCAAGACCCTCGATCCCCTCAGCCTGCCCGTGGAACTGCAGACCGCTCTGGAAGCGCTCTATGGCCATTACGAAAAGACATTTAAACTATGGCAGGAAAACGGCATCCATGTGCCGCCCTGCTTCATTGTCGTGTGCAACAACACCTCCACCTCCAAGCTGGTCTACGATTACATCTCCGGCTTTCACCAGGAAAACGATGACGGATCGAGCACGTTGGTCAATGGCCGATTTGAGCTCTTCCGCAATTTCAACGAGCACGGCAACCAGTATTCCCGCCCATACACCCTGCTCATCGACAGCGAGCAACTCGAATCCGGTGATGCCCTGGACGAAAACTTCCGCAAAATGGCCGCCGATGAAATCGCCCGTTTCCGTCGAGAAATCATCGAACGTACCGGCGACCGTCGCCAGGCAGAGAACCTCACCGACCAAGACCTGCTGCGCGAGGTCATGAACACTGTGGGCAAGCAGGGGCGCCTGGGGGAATCAATCCGTTGTGTCGTCTCGGTCTCCATGCTCACCGAAGGCTGGGATGCCAACACAGTAACCCACGTGCTGGGCGTGCGCGCCTTCGGCACCCAGCTTCTTTGTGAACAGGTCATCGGCCGCGGCCTGCGCCGGCAATCCTATGACCTCAACGAAGAAGGGCGCTTCAACGTCGAATATGCCGATGTCTTGGGTATTCCCTTCGACTTTACGGCCAAGCCTGTGATCGCCCCACCCCAGCCGCCGCGGGAAACCATCCGCGTCCATGCGGTGCGACCGGAACGCGACCACCTTGAAATCCGATTCCCGCGGGTGGAGGGTTACCGGGTGGAACTGGCCGGCGAACGGCTCACCGCTACCTTCAATGATGATTCGTTACTGGAGCTCACTCCCGATATTGTCGGTCCCACCATCACCCGCAATTCCGGCATCATCGGCGAAGGTGTCGATCTCAACCTGCTCCACACCGGCGACCTGCGCCGCTCGACGCTGCTGTTTCACGTGACCCGGCGCCTGATTTTCACCCAGTGGCGCGACCCCGGCGAGGAGCCCAAACTGCATCTCTTCGGCCAGCTCAAGCGCATCACCAAACAGTGGCTCGACCAATGCCTTGTGTGCAAGGGAGGCACCTTCCCGGCCCAGCTTATGTACCAGGAACTGGCGGACATGGCCTGCGAACGCATCACCGCCGGCATCACCCGTTCACTTCTGGGCGACAATCCCATCAAGGCGGTGCTCGCCCCTTATAACCCCACCGGCGCCACCATCCACGTCAATTTCAACACCTCCAAAAAGAGCCGCTGGGAGACCGATGTCCGCCGCTGCCATATCAACTGGGTCATTTTGGACAGCGACTGGGAAGCCGAATTCTGTCGCGTGGCCGAAGCCCACCCCAGGGTCAAAGCCTATGTAAAAAATCACAACTTGGGATTTGAAGTGCCTTACCGATATGGATCGGAAAAGCGCATCTATCGGCCCGACTTCATTGTCCTTGTGGATGACGGCCAAAAAGACCCGCTCCACCTGGTGGTCGAAATCAAAGGCTATCGCCGCGAAGACGCCAAGGAGAAAAAAGCCACCATGGAGACCTACTGGGTGCCCGGGGTCAATAACCTGAAAAAATATGGCCGCTGGGCCTTTGCCGAGTTCACCGAGGTCTATCGCATCGAGTCCGATTTCGAGAATAGGGTCGAAGCCGAGTTCAACAAAATGATCGAGGACGTGGGAGTAAACGATGCGCCCGACGCGACCATGGAGGCATAA
- a CDS encoding tyrosine-type recombinase/integrase: protein MKLSEASKPWLGYHRAHSKENSIRAYQALVELLDEEFGNVHLEDVTVERILPFINRITEGKKPTTKRTRYSHLLAFFNFIKNNIDADFRNPCDTPMLKKLFRARPSHNWIPLEKETVDEIIFRTAKPRNRLMLELMARGGMRISEVLKLTPADINDRRLTLKEPKSGKEQEFIFVLQRLAERFKDYIKAKGVRPHERVFPIGYEAAREMVANAGNVVGIHLRPHDLRRHAATYASRSGVPIEIISKVILRHANLSTTERYLGKISDTEAMRWIDNLYA, encoded by the coding sequence ATGAAACTTTCAGAGGCATCAAAACCTTGGCTCGGGTACCACAGGGCGCATTCCAAAGAAAATTCAATACGCGCCTATCAGGCTTTGGTTGAATTACTCGATGAAGAGTTCGGGAATGTGCACTTGGAAGATGTCACCGTCGAAAGAATTTTACCGTTCATTAATCGCATCACCGAGGGTAAGAAGCCGACAACCAAACGGACACGCTATTCACATTTGCTGGCATTTTTCAACTTTATCAAAAACAACATCGATGCTGACTTTCGCAACCCTTGCGACACACCCATGCTGAAAAAGCTTTTCAGGGCCAGACCATCTCACAACTGGATACCGCTCGAAAAAGAGACCGTAGACGAAATCATCTTCAGAACCGCAAAACCCAGAAACCGTTTGATGCTTGAACTGATGGCCAGGGGCGGCATGCGCATCAGCGAGGTGTTAAAGCTAACCCCCGCCGATATCAATGACCGGCGCTTAACCTTGAAGGAACCCAAGAGCGGAAAAGAGCAGGAATTTATCTTCGTCCTGCAGCGGCTTGCCGAACGGTTTAAGGACTACATCAAAGCAAAAGGGGTCCGACCTCATGAGCGTGTATTTCCAATTGGCTATGAAGCTGCCCGGGAGATGGTAGCCAATGCCGGCAATGTCGTGGGCATCCATTTGCGACCCCATGACCTGAGACGCCATGCCGCCACTTATGCCAGTCGCTCGGGTGTGCCCATTGAGATCATTTCCAAAGTCATTTTACGGCATGCCAACTTGTCAACCACGGAGCGGTACCTTGGGAAAATTAGCGATACGGAGGCCATGCGATGGATCGATAATCTTTACGCTTAA
- a CDS encoding HU family DNA-binding protein: protein MNKLELITKLAEEQGLSRAESKNVVDLFFNHVSDALIRGDRVEIRGLCSFKVKEYDSYTGRNPKSGEMVTVKPKRLPFFKVGTELKERVDGQ from the coding sequence ATGAACAAACTCGAATTGATAACGAAGCTGGCAGAGGAGCAAGGGCTTTCCAGGGCGGAATCCAAGAACGTGGTTGACCTGTTTTTTAACCACGTATCCGACGCACTCATCAGAGGCGACCGCGTGGAGATCCGAGGACTGTGTTCCTTCAAGGTCAAAGAGTACGACAGCTACACGGGGCGCAACCCCAAAAGCGGTGAAATGGTCACGGTCAAGCCCAAGCGGTTGCCGTTTTTCAAGGTGGGAACGGAACTGAAAGAGCGCGTTGATGGTCAATAG
- a CDS encoding PAS domain S-box protein, whose amino-acid sequence MKRSVRTFSAASCSPHRSSRRTSPQRCDDLSPCGNGELIGTSALDRLTTESLKAATDMWRRVQSEYQRGIRTMRAMELELVHKNGDTYWVEIRAKFFEEPDEPMKLIGLTRDITARKRAEQAQADLNIRLATALAEKEHLLKEMKILKALLPICSGCRRIRDDHGKWWPLELYVKEHTNSSFSHTICPGCKDVLYPEME is encoded by the coding sequence ATCAAAAGGTCGGTAAGAACTTTTTCCGCGGCATCGTGCTCACCTCATCGCAGCAGCCGTAGGACAAGTCCCCAAAGGTGCGATGATCTGTCTCCATGCGGTAATGGTGAGCTCATCGGCACCTCGGCGCTGGACCGGCTCACCACCGAATCGTTGAAAGCCGCCACGGACATGTGGCGCCGGGTCCAATCGGAGTATCAGCGGGGGATCCGAACCATGCGCGCCATGGAGTTGGAGCTGGTCCATAAAAACGGGGACACCTACTGGGTGGAGATACGGGCCAAGTTCTTCGAAGAGCCGGACGAACCGATGAAGCTGATCGGCCTAACCCGGGATATCACCGCCCGCAAACGGGCCGAGCAGGCGCAGGCGGACTTGAACATACGACTGGCCACCGCCCTTGCGGAAAAAGAACATCTACTGAAGGAGATGAAGATCCTCAAGGCCCTGCTGCCCATCTGCAGCGGCTGCCGCCGCATCCGCGACGATCACGGCAAATGGTGGCCCCTTGAACTCTATGTCAAGGAACACACCAACTCGTCTTTCTCCCACACCATCTGCCCGGGCTGCAAGGATGTGCTCTATCCGGAAATGGAATAG
- a CDS encoding GIY-YIG nuclease family protein — MLFEAARRVASRNSSSMCPTIIHYARFEIPFLERLHRDNALGTPFPLDIICTHRIAQKLLPDLPRKGIRALAGYFGHRVPVLKRSTGHAVATMGVWRNLVALLSEVCNITTYGQLQDWLALAPRPVRGKRVFPMPAATRQALPDHPGVYRMRSLGGDLLYIGKAKSLKKRVNSYFRSRTPHPEHILELLSQARDIDFSVTASALEAAVLEADEIKRNRPPYNKALQPGQRSLVFFSRDLKRYGPGSNRQRCIGPLPSGRMADALTAFDRWWTSRESIRDKDLLDIGGPLLARPPDRLPNVQCLEEGLNLFYNLHQEDLAHRPPLRMVTELGAKIWRERLNTTTAMESGADIQIERDDDPDPAGGAAGDEGTWTPEKVAATLAGIIVHSAHLIRRGRWFCLLSESSLAWGSEQDPHQLKHLVVFERGRLSHRSVLQIEQSPPVPPGHLRSWVDRRNNLDLATYDRMRVVTSELRRLLDKDRNILLRLGPNVFLSSSDLHKALRWV; from the coding sequence ATGCTTTTTGAAGCAGCGCGTCGTGTGGCTTCCCGCAATTCATCCTCTATGTGCCCGACGATCATCCATTATGCGCGCTTTGAAATTCCCTTTTTGGAACGGCTACACCGCGACAACGCCCTGGGGACGCCATTTCCGCTGGACATCATATGTACCCACCGTATCGCGCAAAAACTGCTGCCCGATCTTCCCCGAAAAGGTATCCGTGCATTGGCAGGATATTTTGGCCACCGTGTGCCGGTCCTCAAACGCAGCACCGGCCATGCCGTTGCCACGATGGGTGTCTGGCGCAATTTAGTGGCCCTGCTCTCCGAAGTATGCAACATTACCACCTATGGGCAGTTGCAGGATTGGCTTGCCCTGGCGCCTCGGCCCGTGCGAGGCAAAAGGGTATTTCCCATGCCCGCAGCGACCCGTCAGGCCCTTCCAGACCATCCGGGCGTCTACCGGATGCGCAGCCTCGGCGGCGATCTTCTTTATATCGGCAAAGCCAAATCGCTCAAAAAACGGGTCAACAGCTATTTTAGAAGCAGGACGCCACATCCGGAACACATCCTGGAGTTGCTCAGCCAGGCCCGGGATATCGATTTTTCCGTGACAGCATCGGCCCTGGAAGCCGCCGTTTTAGAGGCCGATGAGATCAAACGCAACCGCCCGCCATACAACAAGGCTCTGCAACCGGGTCAGCGCAGCCTCGTCTTTTTCAGCAGGGATCTCAAACGGTATGGCCCCGGCAGCAACCGGCAGCGGTGCATCGGGCCGTTGCCCAGCGGCCGAATGGCTGATGCGCTCACTGCCTTTGACCGCTGGTGGACCAGCCGTGAGTCAATACGGGATAAGGACCTGTTGGACATCGGCGGCCCTTTGCTGGCGCGGCCCCCGGACCGTCTGCCCAATGTCCAATGTTTGGAAGAGGGTTTAAACCTGTTTTACAATCTCCATCAGGAAGATCTGGCTCATCGCCCGCCCCTTCGCATGGTCACCGAACTGGGGGCTAAAATTTGGCGCGAGCGGTTGAATACCACTACCGCCATGGAATCGGGAGCTGATATACAGATCGAAAGAGACGATGATCCTGACCCGGCAGGGGGTGCGGCCGGCGACGAAGGCACCTGGACGCCGGAAAAAGTCGCCGCCACCCTGGCGGGCATCATCGTGCACAGCGCTCATTTGATCCGGCGCGGCCGCTGGTTTTGCCTGTTGAGCGAATCGTCGCTGGCATGGGGCTCCGAGCAGGACCCTCACCAGCTCAAGCATCTGGTGGTGTTCGAGCGTGGGCGCCTGAGCCATCGCTCGGTGCTACAGATCGAGCAAAGCCCTCCAGTACCGCCAGGACATCTTCGTTCCTGGGTTGATCGGCGAAACAACCTTGATCTCGCCACTTATGATCGGATGCGCGTGGTCACGAGCGAGTTGCGCAGGCTATTGGACAAGGATCGCAACATCCTGTTGCGATTGGGGCCGAATGTGTTTTTGTCTTCGTCTGATTTGCACAAGGCCCTTCGGTGGGTATAA
- a CDS encoding GlxA family transcriptional regulator, with the protein MPHITLLAYENCAASGLYGFIDALSIANRWHKHLNKNRNDTDQLFQWDIVSLDGRPVQAEGWITIIPHRSIHDKAPTDFILIPGFLFPLKFIGNVPEELIDWIRCWHKDNTLIGSTCTGAFLLAETGILDGRTATTNINFAAYFRNLYPSVNLKPQRIITEDNGLLCSGATSSYLDLCIYLIEKFGFGELAAVTGKMMLLDPKRSQAPYVIFDYQKQHGDRVVEKAQSQMEKNFGAPISVESLAKDLGISPRHFIRRFKKATGDPPLVYLQRLRIEIAKQKLENTSHAIEEITRQVGYEDPNSFRRLFKKNTGFSLRDYRNRFKRKA; encoded by the coding sequence ATGCCCCACATAACACTTCTTGCATACGAAAACTGCGCAGCTTCAGGACTTTATGGCTTCATCGACGCGCTATCTATTGCCAACAGATGGCACAAGCATTTGAATAAAAACAGAAACGACACAGATCAACTGTTTCAATGGGATATCGTATCGCTGGACGGCAGGCCGGTGCAGGCAGAGGGCTGGATCACGATTATTCCCCATCGTAGCATCCATGACAAGGCACCAACCGACTTTATATTGATCCCCGGATTTCTTTTCCCACTGAAATTTATCGGCAACGTACCCGAGGAACTGATCGATTGGATCAGGTGTTGGCACAAGGACAATACCTTGATCGGTTCCACTTGTACCGGTGCGTTTCTCCTGGCCGAGACCGGTATCCTGGATGGAAGGACGGCCACCACCAACATCAATTTTGCGGCCTATTTCCGGAACCTGTACCCTTCCGTCAACCTGAAACCTCAACGGATTATCACGGAAGACAACGGCTTGCTCTGCTCGGGGGCCACCTCATCGTACCTGGACCTGTGTATCTACCTGATTGAAAAATTTGGCTTTGGAGAGCTGGCGGCCGTTACCGGCAAAATGATGCTGCTGGACCCCAAACGCAGCCAAGCGCCCTATGTGATATTCGATTATCAGAAACAACATGGCGACCGTGTTGTAGAAAAAGCGCAAAGCCAAATGGAAAAAAACTTTGGGGCACCAATCAGTGTCGAGTCCTTGGCAAAGGATCTGGGCATCAGCCCCCGCCATTTCATCCGCCGGTTCAAAAAGGCCACCGGCGACCCGCCGTTGGTCTATCTGCAACGCCTCAGAATAGAAATCGCCAAGCAAAAACTGGAGAATACGAGCCATGCGATAGAAGAGATTACACGGCAAGTGGGCTATGAAGACCCCAACTCGTTTCGCAGGCTTTTCAAGAAAAACACTGGCTTTTCACTAAGGGATTACAGGAATCGATTCAAAAGGAAGGCCTGA
- a CDS encoding NADH:flavin oxidoreductase, translating to MSKLFEPGVINSMELSNRFVRSATWEGMAADDGKVTPKLTETMVALAKGGVGMIITSHAYVRKEGQAGPWQIGVHEDGLIDGLKEMAAAVHENGGKIVMQIAHAGNFAVEQLTGLEPWVVSDFEGLAQTPRHEMTLEDIRALTVSFAEAAKRAKSAGFDGVQLHCAHGYLLSQFLSPLYNRRMDDYGGSIENRARIHLEVLGAVRKTVGHDFPILAKLNCGDFVEGGLNTADALQVARMLADAGLDALEISGGVITGGRMSPSRMVKNEEQEAYFKTEARALGNQFKIPLILVGGMRSFETAEALLADGTADFISMCRPFIREPDLVNRWKSGDRRRALCKSDNACFKPGMKGKGIYCVTAEVEKAKLKA from the coding sequence ATGAGTAAGCTCTTTGAACCCGGAGTGATCAATAGCATGGAACTCTCCAACCGGTTTGTCCGGTCAGCCACTTGGGAAGGTATGGCGGCGGACGACGGTAAGGTGACGCCAAAACTGACAGAAACCATGGTTGCGCTGGCCAAAGGTGGCGTCGGAATGATCATCACCAGTCACGCCTATGTCCGGAAGGAGGGCCAGGCCGGACCGTGGCAGATTGGCGTGCATGAAGATGGTCTGATCGACGGACTGAAAGAGATGGCGGCAGCCGTCCACGAAAACGGCGGCAAGATCGTCATGCAGATCGCCCATGCAGGAAATTTTGCCGTCGAACAACTGACGGGACTTGAGCCCTGGGTGGTGTCGGACTTCGAGGGACTGGCTCAGACACCCCGCCACGAGATGACTCTCGAGGATATCCGGGCGCTTACGGTATCGTTCGCCGAAGCGGCCAAGAGGGCTAAGTCTGCAGGATTTGATGGCGTGCAATTGCATTGCGCGCACGGGTACCTGCTCAGCCAGTTCTTGTCTCCTCTGTATAATCGACGCATGGATGATTACGGAGGCAGCATCGAAAACCGAGCCAGGATACATCTTGAGGTCCTGGGTGCCGTCCGCAAGACCGTGGGCCACGATTTCCCAATTCTGGCGAAACTCAACTGCGGCGACTTCGTCGAGGGCGGACTGAATACCGCAGATGCGCTTCAGGTTGCGCGGATGCTGGCGGACGCCGGATTGGATGCCCTGGAGATCAGCGGTGGAGTGATCACGGGCGGCCGGATGAGTCCCAGCCGGATGGTAAAGAACGAGGAGCAGGAGGCCTATTTTAAGACCGAAGCCCGGGCCCTTGGCAATCAGTTCAAGATCCCTTTAATCCTTGTGGGTGGCATGCGGTCTTTCGAAACGGCTGAAGCGCTATTGGCGGATGGGACGGCGGATTTCATCTCCATGTGCCGTCCCTTCATTCGCGAGCCCGACCTTGTAAACCGCTGGAAGTCGGGCGACCGTCGCAGGGCGTTGTGTAAATCGGATAACGCCTGCTTCAAACCGGGCATGAAAGGCAAGGGCATCTACTGCGTCACCGCCGAGGTTGAAAAAGCGAAATTGAAGGCTTAG